In one window of Dyella thiooxydans DNA:
- a CDS encoding oxygenase MpaB family protein produces the protein MPTALHLVTRPAQAAIRRWVAGAFPRNGGGTVDYDTPVGDPGLFDPDGATWRIHADFPGMLAGGLAALMLQTLHPLALAGVWDHSNFREDLLGRLRRTTTFVGGTTYAPRASVEALIERVRHIHDRVRGSTEDGRPYDANDPALLTWVHVTEAYSFLQGYRRYSHIDLPAGAADRYFDECRRVAEALGARDVPRSEGEVDAYFRAVRPTLAYTGRTRTVLDILAQVRLPVPVASLSRDVFLHAGAALLPEWAVRMLRRTPAQRARARMAAHALWSMAPVFRLALTEGIAAHACRRVGRDPRELHRW, from the coding sequence ATGCCCACCGCCCTGCACCTCGTCACGCGACCGGCCCAGGCAGCGATCCGCCGCTGGGTGGCGGGCGCGTTCCCGCGCAACGGCGGCGGCACGGTCGATTACGACACCCCGGTGGGCGATCCCGGCCTGTTCGATCCGGACGGCGCGACCTGGCGCATCCATGCCGACTTCCCCGGCATGCTCGCCGGCGGCCTGGCCGCGCTGATGCTGCAGACGCTGCATCCGCTGGCGCTGGCAGGGGTGTGGGACCACTCCAATTTCCGCGAGGATCTGCTCGGCCGGCTGCGCCGAACCACCACCTTCGTCGGTGGCACCACCTATGCGCCCCGCGCGTCGGTGGAGGCATTGATCGAGCGCGTGCGCCATATCCACGACCGGGTCCGCGGCAGCACCGAGGATGGCCGCCCCTACGATGCCAACGACCCGGCCCTGCTCACCTGGGTCCACGTGACCGAGGCCTACAGCTTCCTGCAGGGCTATCGCCGATACAGTCACATCGACCTGCCGGCCGGTGCGGCCGACCGCTACTTCGACGAATGCCGCCGGGTAGCCGAAGCGCTGGGGGCGCGGGATGTGCCGCGCAGCGAGGGCGAGGTCGACGCCTACTTCCGTGCAGTGCGCCCCACGCTCGCCTATACCGGGCGCACCCGCACCGTGCTGGACATCCTCGCCCAGGTGCGGTTGCCGGTGCCGGTCGCCTCGCTGTCGCGCGACGTGTTCCTGCACGCCGGGGCCGCGCTGTTGCCCGAATGGGCGGTCCGGATGCTGCGGAGGACGCCTGCCCAGCGGGCCAGGGCACGGATGGCGGCGCATGCGCTGTGGTCGATGGCACCGGTATTCCGGCTGGCCCTGACCGAAGGCATCGCGGCGCATGCATGCCGCCGGGTCGGACGCGATCCGCGCGAACTGCACCGCTGGTAG
- a CDS encoding NAD(P)-dependent oxidoreductase, with protein MKVGFIGLGSMGSAMASNLVAAGHAVTVWNRSEAAAEPLLALGAKLARTPDRAVLGDAVCSMLANDQAVRAVFLDSGLLDAMDPGTVHVNHATISVALARELADAHAARGIDYVSAPVFGRPDAAAAAKLNIVAAGKPAAIDKVRPLLEAMGAKVWPMGEDPVRASVVKIAGNFMLASAIETMAEASTLTRAYGVDAGDFLEVMTSTLFAAPAYQGYGKLIAEQRFSPAGFAMPLGLKDVGLALSAGEGRRVPLPFAGVLRDGLLDALAHGGEDLDWSALALVAARRAGLDGGEDA; from the coding sequence ATGAAAGTCGGATTCATCGGACTGGGGTCCATGGGCAGCGCCATGGCCAGCAACCTTGTGGCAGCCGGTCATGCCGTCACGGTCTGGAATCGCTCGGAGGCGGCGGCCGAGCCGCTGCTAGCGCTGGGCGCGAAGCTGGCCAGGACCCCCGACCGTGCCGTGCTGGGCGACGCCGTATGCTCGATGCTGGCCAACGACCAGGCGGTACGTGCGGTGTTCCTCGACAGCGGTCTGCTCGACGCGATGGATCCGGGCACGGTGCACGTCAACCACGCCACCATCTCGGTGGCGTTGGCCCGGGAGCTGGCCGACGCGCATGCGGCGCGGGGGATCGACTACGTTTCCGCACCGGTGTTCGGTCGCCCGGATGCCGCCGCTGCGGCCAAGCTCAACATCGTCGCCGCCGGCAAGCCTGCCGCCATCGACAAGGTACGCCCGCTGCTCGAGGCGATGGGCGCGAAGGTCTGGCCGATGGGCGAGGATCCGGTGCGGGCCAGCGTGGTGAAGATCGCCGGCAACTTCATGCTCGCCTCGGCGATCGAGACGATGGCCGAGGCCTCCACGCTGACCCGCGCCTACGGCGTGGACGCGGGGGACTTCCTCGAGGTGATGACCTCCACGCTGTTCGCCGCGCCGGCCTACCAGGGCTACGGCAAGCTGATTGCCGAACAGCGTTTCAGCCCGGCCGGCTTCGCCATGCCGCTGGGTCTCAAGGATGTCGGCCTGGCGTTGAGCGCAGGGGAGGGCAGGCGGGTGCCGCTGCCGTTTGCCGGCGTGCTGCGCGATGGCCTCCTCGACGCGCTGGCCCACGGGGGCGAGGATCTGGACTGGTCCGCCCTGGCGCTGGTCGCCGCGCGCCGCGCGGGCCTCGACGGGGGCGAGGACGCCTGA
- a CDS encoding aminopeptidase: MGRWWTAACRYLAGMGLAVLLGGCATVRYYGHVAHGEAALLLARRSIPEVLEDPRTPPALARRLDLAGQARRFASEHLDLPDNRSYTSYVALDRPYVAWNVFAAPRFSVEAVPQCFPIAGCVAYRGYFREALAQQRAAMLRKQGLDVWLSPVPAYSTLGWFADPILSSMMRWDDDELAGTLFHELAHQQVYVKGDTAFNESFATFVEHEGLRQWRASRGLPPPDGREQAMEHGFTALVLGLRERLRQDYARPGDAEAMERRKQADIAAFRRDYAAWRDRDFPGDHRYDAWVAAPINNARLLPFGLYDRWTGAFAALFSQVDRQWPAFYQAVAAMGRLAPAQRQARLEALLPKGAAPEAGEAVSPGLSR, translated from the coding sequence ATGGGGCGCTGGTGGACGGCGGCCTGCCGGTACCTGGCAGGCATGGGGCTGGCGGTGCTCCTGGGCGGCTGCGCCACCGTCCGCTACTACGGTCACGTGGCGCATGGCGAGGCGGCGCTGCTGCTCGCACGCCGGTCGATTCCGGAGGTGCTGGAGGATCCGCGCACACCGCCTGCGCTGGCGCGGCGCCTGGATCTGGCCGGGCAGGCGCGTCGCTTCGCTTCGGAGCATCTCGACCTGCCGGACAACCGCAGCTACACCAGCTACGTGGCACTGGACCGGCCCTATGTGGCCTGGAACGTTTTCGCCGCACCACGCTTCTCGGTGGAAGCTGTGCCGCAGTGTTTCCCCATCGCCGGGTGCGTGGCCTACCGCGGCTACTTCCGTGAGGCGCTGGCGCAACAGCGCGCGGCGATGCTGAGGAAGCAGGGACTGGACGTGTGGCTGTCGCCGGTGCCGGCCTATTCGACCCTGGGCTGGTTCGCCGATCCCATCCTCAGCTCGATGATGCGCTGGGACGACGACGAACTGGCCGGCACGCTGTTCCACGAACTGGCGCACCAGCAGGTCTACGTGAAGGGGGACACGGCGTTCAACGAGTCGTTCGCCACCTTCGTCGAGCACGAGGGGCTGCGCCAGTGGCGTGCGTCCCGCGGCCTGCCGCCGCCGGATGGTCGCGAGCAGGCGATGGAGCACGGCTTCACCGCGCTGGTGCTGGGCCTGCGCGAGCGCCTGCGGCAGGACTATGCGCGTCCGGGCGACGCCGAGGCGATGGAGCGGCGCAAGCAGGCCGACATCGCGGCGTTCCGGCGGGACTACGCTGCGTGGCGCGATCGCGACTTCCCGGGCGACCATCGCTACGACGCCTGGGTGGCCGCGCCGATCAACAACGCCCGGCTGCTGCCGTTCGGTCTTTACGACCGGTGGACCGGTGCCTTCGCGGCGTTGTTCTCGCAGGTGGACCGCCAGTGGCCGGCGTTCTACCAGGCGGTGGCCGCGATGGGGCGCCTGGCACCGGCGCAGCGTCAGGCCAGACTCGAGGCGCTGCTTCCGAAAGGGGCCGCCCCGGAGGCCGGTGAAGCGGTAAGCCCCGGGTTGTCTCGGTGA
- a CDS encoding 3-deoxy-7-phosphoheptulonate synthase, with protein sequence MSTVTDDLRIRELKRLSTPADVIGDCADPEAAHRTVARSRERLHAILQGRDDRLAVVIGPCSIHDTRAAIEYAQRLAVEREKHADALEIVMRVYFEKPRTTVGWKGLINDPDLDGSFRIDRGLRLARGLLIGINELGVPAGSEFLDMITPQYIADLVSWGAIGARTTESQVHRELASGLSCPVGFKNGTDGNVKIAVDAVLAASQPHHFLAVTKDGRTAIATTAGNGDCHVILRGGSAPNYDAASVEAACVAVAKAGLAPRLMIDASHANSSKKPENQPAVVADIAGQIAGGESRIIGVMVESHLVAGRQDLVPGESLTYGQSITDGCIDWDRSVEVLTRLADAVRARRQAARQVA encoded by the coding sequence ATGAGCACCGTTACCGACGACCTGCGCATCCGCGAGCTGAAGCGCCTGTCCACGCCCGCCGACGTCATCGGTGATTGCGCCGATCCGGAGGCCGCACACCGCACCGTCGCCCGCAGCCGGGAGCGGCTGCACGCCATCCTGCAGGGGCGTGACGATCGACTCGCCGTGGTGATCGGCCCGTGCTCCATCCACGACACCCGGGCCGCCATCGAATATGCCCAGCGCCTGGCGGTTGAGCGCGAGAAGCATGCCGATGCGCTGGAGATCGTGATGCGCGTGTATTTCGAGAAGCCGCGCACCACGGTCGGCTGGAAGGGGCTGATCAACGACCCGGATCTGGATGGCAGCTTCCGCATCGACCGCGGCCTGCGCCTGGCGCGGGGCCTGCTGATCGGCATCAACGAACTGGGCGTGCCGGCCGGCAGCGAGTTCCTCGACATGATCACCCCGCAGTACATCGCCGACCTGGTGAGCTGGGGCGCGATCGGTGCGCGCACCACCGAGAGCCAGGTGCACCGCGAGCTGGCGTCGGGGCTATCGTGCCCGGTCGGCTTCAAGAACGGCACCGACGGCAACGTGAAGATCGCCGTGGACGCGGTGCTGGCCGCCTCGCAACCGCATCATTTCCTGGCCGTGACCAAGGACGGCCGCACCGCCATCGCCACGACGGCCGGCAACGGCGATTGCCATGTGATCCTGCGCGGCGGCAGCGCGCCGAACTACGACGCGGCCAGCGTGGAGGCGGCCTGCGTTGCGGTCGCCAAGGCCGGGCTGGCGCCGCGGCTGATGATCGACGCGAGCCACGCCAACAGCAGCAAGAAGCCGGAAAACCAGCCGGCGGTGGTGGCCGATATCGCCGGCCAGATCGCCGGAGGCGAGTCGCGCATCATCGGCGTAATGGTCGAGAGCCATCTGGTGGCCGGTCGTCAGGACCTGGTGCCGGGCGAGTCGCTGACCTATGGCCAGAGCATTACCGACGGCTGCATCGACTGGGATCGCTCGGTCGAAGTATTGACCCGGCTGGCCGATGCGGTACGCGCCCGCCGGCAGGCGGCACGCCAGGTGGCCTGA
- a CDS encoding YaiI/YqxD family protein: MSAAQIWVDADACPVPVKEILFRAAERAQVQVTLVANQSLRTPPSRFVRSLQVAGGFDVADNEIVARVAAGDLVVTQDIPLAAQVLEKGAQAVNPRGVPFTPDSIAQQLSMRNFMEELRGAGVDTGGPPAFHPRDRQAFANQLDIWLSRRPRSG; the protein is encoded by the coding sequence ATGAGCGCGGCACAGATCTGGGTGGACGCCGACGCCTGCCCGGTTCCGGTGAAGGAGATCCTGTTTCGCGCCGCCGAGCGCGCGCAGGTGCAGGTCACCCTGGTTGCCAACCAGTCCCTGCGCACTCCGCCCTCACGCTTCGTGCGCAGCCTGCAGGTGGCGGGCGGCTTCGACGTGGCGGACAACGAGATCGTGGCGCGGGTCGCCGCGGGCGATCTGGTGGTGACGCAGGACATCCCGCTTGCTGCGCAGGTGCTCGAAAAGGGCGCGCAGGCGGTGAATCCGCGCGGGGTACCGTTCACCCCCGACAGCATCGCCCAGCAGCTGTCGATGCGTAACTTCATGGAGGAGTTGCGCGGCGCCGGGGTGGATACCGGCGGACCGCCCGCCTTCCATCCGCGCGACCGCCAGGCGTTCGCCAACCAGCTCGACATCTGGCTCAGCCGGCGGCCCCGGTCCGGGTAG
- a CDS encoding YajQ family cyclic di-GMP-binding protein, whose protein sequence is MPSFDVVSEVDKHELTNAVDQANRELTTRFDFKGTNAKFELDDFVITATGASEFQLKQMRDILTTRLATRKIDLRALETADPETNLAGSRQKITVKQGIEQASAKKLIAAIKAAKIKVEAQINGEKLRVTGKKRDDLQAAIALLRQTDVGVPLQFDNFRD, encoded by the coding sequence ATGCCCTCCTTCGACGTGGTCTCCGAAGTCGACAAGCACGAACTCACCAACGCCGTGGACCAGGCCAACCGCGAACTCACCACGCGCTTCGACTTCAAGGGCACGAACGCGAAGTTCGAGCTGGACGATTTCGTGATCACCGCCACCGGTGCCAGCGAGTTCCAGCTCAAACAGATGCGCGACATCCTCACCACTCGCCTTGCCACGCGCAAGATCGACCTGCGCGCGCTGGAAACCGCCGACCCGGAAACCAATCTGGCCGGATCGAGGCAGAAGATCACCGTGAAACAGGGCATCGAGCAGGCGTCCGCCAAGAAGCTGATCGCCGCGATCAAGGCGGCCAAAATCAAGGTCGAGGCGCAGATCAACGGCGAGAAGCTTCGCGTCACCGGCAAGAAGCGCGATGACCTGCAGGCCGCCATCGCCCTGCTGCGGCAGACCGACGTCGGCGTGCCGCTGCAGTTCGACAACTTCCGCGACTGA
- a CDS encoding GNAT family N-acetyltransferase has product MSEEFAVQHDEDACLFETVHDGHRGILTYLLDTGASPPLMTIDHTGVPPAVRGVGMAAALVAAAFEVAERRGWRVRPACSYAAAWAHRHAAVAGLLA; this is encoded by the coding sequence ATGTCCGAGGAATTTGCGGTCCAGCACGATGAGGATGCCTGCCTGTTCGAGACCGTGCATGACGGTCATCGCGGCATCCTCACCTACCTGCTGGACACCGGGGCGTCGCCTCCGCTGATGACCATCGACCACACCGGCGTACCCCCGGCCGTGCGCGGGGTCGGCATGGCCGCGGCGCTGGTCGCGGCTGCGTTCGAGGTGGCGGAGCGACGAGGATGGCGGGTGCGTCCGGCCTGTTCGTATGCGGCGGCATGGGCACATCGCCACGCCGCTGTCGCCGGGTTGCTGGCATGA
- the pncB gene encoding nicotinate phosphoribosyltransferase — protein MIIRSLLDTDLYKFSMMQVVLHQYPGAHAEYRFKCRTPGVDLVPYLDEIRSELETLCQLRFDEDELQYLRGLRYIKSDFVDFLGLFRLNTKYVELGPSPEAPGEIEIHIRGPWLHTILFEVPLLAIINEVYFRNTQPGIDLSTGRERLAAKITLLHDTPGYADCRIADYGTRRRFSRDWHREVVTALRDRLGPQLAGTSNVALARELGLIPLGTLAHEYLQAHQALGPRLRDSQVAALEAWAREYRGDLGIALSDVYGLNAFLRDFDMYFCKLFDGTRHDSGDPFAWGERVLAHYRANRVDPRGKILVFSDGLDIPQVMKLYAHFQGRCQLAFGVGTNLTNDVGPTPLQIVIKMVRCNGQPVAKLSDSPGKNMCDDPAYVTYLRQVFEIPAESAG, from the coding sequence ATGATCATCCGCTCGCTGCTCGACACCGACCTGTACAAGTTCTCGATGATGCAGGTGGTGCTGCACCAGTACCCGGGCGCACACGCGGAGTACCGCTTCAAATGCCGCACGCCAGGCGTGGATCTGGTGCCGTACCTGGACGAGATCCGCAGCGAACTGGAGACGCTGTGCCAGCTGCGCTTCGACGAGGACGAGCTCCAGTACTTGCGTGGCTTGCGCTACATCAAGAGCGACTTCGTCGACTTCCTCGGGCTGTTCCGGCTCAACACCAAGTACGTCGAGCTCGGGCCTTCGCCCGAGGCGCCGGGGGAGATCGAGATCCATATCCGCGGCCCGTGGCTGCACACCATCCTGTTCGAAGTGCCGCTGCTGGCGATCATCAACGAGGTGTACTTCCGCAACACGCAGCCGGGCATTGATCTGTCGACCGGCCGCGAGCGGCTGGCGGCCAAGATCACGCTGTTGCACGACACCCCGGGCTATGCCGATTGCCGCATCGCGGACTACGGCACGCGCCGCCGCTTCTCGCGGGACTGGCACCGGGAGGTGGTGACTGCGCTGCGCGACCGGCTGGGGCCGCAACTGGCCGGTACCAGCAACGTGGCGTTGGCGCGCGAGCTGGGACTGATCCCGCTGGGCACCCTGGCGCACGAGTACCTGCAGGCCCACCAGGCGCTGGGCCCCCGTCTGCGCGATTCGCAGGTGGCAGCACTGGAGGCGTGGGCGCGCGAATATCGGGGCGATCTCGGCATCGCGCTGTCGGACGTCTACGGGCTCAATGCATTCCTGCGCGACTTCGACATGTACTTCTGCAAGCTGTTCGACGGCACCCGCCACGATTCCGGCGATCCGTTCGCCTGGGGCGAGCGGGTGCTGGCGCACTACCGCGCCAACCGTGTCGACCCGCGCGGCAAGATCCTGGTATTCAGCGACGGCCTCGATATCCCGCAGGTGATGAAGCTCTACGCGCACTTCCAGGGGCGCTGCCAGCTCGCGTTCGGCGTGGGCACCAACCTGACCAACGACGTCGGTCCGACGCCGCTGCAGATCGTGATCAAGATGGTCCGCTGCAACGGCCAGCCGGTCGCCAAGCTCAGCGACAGTCCCGGCAAGAACATGTGCGACGACCCCGCCTACGTCACCTACCTGCGGCAGGTATTCGAGATTCCCGCCGAATCAGCGGGCTGA
- a CDS encoding NAD(P)/FAD-dependent oxidoreductase, with protein MKVDVLVIGAGAAGLMCAITAGQRGKRVRVVDHANKAGKKILMSGGGRCNFTNLGTTPANFLSANPHFAKSALARYTPWDFIALVEKHGIRYHEKELGQLFCDESSKLIVRMLLDECAAAGVEVRTGCAVSRVETSEEGFLVHTADGPVQATSLVVATGGLSIPSLGATGFGYELARQFGHTVLPTRAGLVPLTLSGKHQERYQDLAGVALPVSEARVGKRSFRAGLLFTHRGVSGPAILQISSYWQAGDDLRLDLSPETDIGDWLVAQRGERPAAELKNVLGDLLPKRLAQRLCEVWFPSKPMRQFREAELVDIGRQLHDWPIVASGTEGYRTAEVTLGGVDTNELSSSTMESKRVPGLYFIGEVVDVTGWLGGYNFQWAWASGHAAGEVAG; from the coding sequence ATGAAGGTCGACGTGCTGGTGATCGGCGCCGGCGCCGCGGGCCTGATGTGTGCCATCACCGCCGGCCAGCGCGGCAAGCGTGTGCGGGTGGTCGACCACGCCAACAAGGCGGGCAAGAAAATCCTGATGTCCGGTGGCGGGCGCTGCAATTTCACCAACCTGGGCACGACGCCGGCCAACTTCCTCTCGGCCAACCCGCATTTCGCCAAGTCCGCGCTGGCGCGCTACACGCCGTGGGATTTCATCGCGCTGGTGGAGAAGCACGGCATCCGCTATCACGAGAAGGAACTCGGCCAGCTGTTCTGCGACGAGTCGTCCAAGCTGATCGTGCGCATGCTGCTGGACGAGTGCGCGGCGGCCGGTGTGGAGGTGCGCACCGGCTGCGCGGTGAGCCGGGTGGAGACATCGGAAGAGGGCTTTCTTGTCCATACGGCCGACGGGCCGGTGCAGGCAACCTCGCTGGTGGTGGCCACCGGCGGCCTGTCGATCCCCAGCCTGGGGGCCACCGGCTTCGGCTACGAGCTGGCGCGGCAGTTCGGCCACACCGTGCTGCCGACCCGGGCCGGCCTGGTGCCGCTCACGCTCAGCGGCAAGCATCAGGAGCGCTATCAGGACCTGGCCGGCGTCGCGCTGCCGGTGAGCGAGGCGCGCGTGGGCAAGCGCAGCTTCCGTGCCGGCCTGCTGTTCACCCATCGCGGTGTGAGCGGACCGGCAATCCTGCAGATCTCCAGCTACTGGCAGGCGGGCGACGACCTGCGCCTGGACCTGTCGCCCGAGACCGACATCGGTGACTGGCTGGTGGCGCAGCGTGGCGAGCGCCCGGCGGCCGAACTGAAGAACGTGCTGGGCGACCTGCTCCCCAAGCGGCTGGCGCAGCGGCTGTGCGAGGTGTGGTTCCCGAGCAAACCGATGCGGCAGTTCCGCGAGGCGGAACTGGTCGACATCGGCCGCCAGCTGCACGACTGGCCGATCGTCGCCAGCGGCACCGAAGGCTACCGCACCGCCGAGGTCACCCTGGGCGGGGTCGACACGAACGAGCTCTCGTCCTCGACGATGGAGTCGAAGCGGGTGCCCGGGCTGTATTTCATCGGCGAGGTGGTCGACGTCACCGGCTGGCTCGGCGGCTACAACTTCCAGTGGGCCTGGGCATCCGGCCATGCGGCCGGTGAGGTGGCCGGCTAG
- a CDS encoding PhzF family phenazine biosynthesis protein: protein MTAFRYLHLDVFAARRGGGNHLGVVIDASGWTDAAMQAFARWTNLVETTFLLPPADPRASYRVRMFTPHKEIDFAGHPSVGSAHAALTCGLIEPHDGLLWQECRAGVLPIRVEDHDGHRQLLLRSPPAAVRESGADAHPLLRPALAGVASGRLAPALVEGGRRWWVVECVDEAALRRWQPDHAAIGALGKATDSMGICAFARSEASDHQLVVRALASGAGITEDPASGAANGLLAAWLAQAEPYGPLARGYAVSQGREIGYDARLLVRIDDDGAVWVGGRTNTVIDGRLQWDANA from the coding sequence ATGACCGCATTCCGCTACCTGCACCTGGACGTGTTCGCCGCCCGCCGCGGCGGCGGCAATCACCTCGGCGTGGTGATCGACGCCAGCGGCTGGACCGACGCCGCCATGCAGGCCTTCGCCCGCTGGACCAACCTGGTCGAGACCACCTTCCTGCTGCCGCCGGCCGATCCACGGGCCAGCTACCGCGTCCGGATGTTTACCCCGCACAAGGAAATCGACTTCGCCGGCCATCCGAGCGTAGGTAGCGCGCACGCGGCGCTGACCTGCGGACTGATCGAACCGCACGACGGCCTGCTATGGCAGGAGTGCCGCGCAGGCGTACTGCCGATCCGGGTGGAAGACCACGACGGGCACCGTCAGTTGCTGCTTCGCTCGCCGCCAGCCGCGGTGCGCGAGTCCGGCGCCGATGCCCACCCACTGCTGCGCCCTGCCCTGGCCGGCGTGGCCAGCGGCCGGCTCGCGCCCGCACTGGTCGAGGGTGGACGCCGATGGTGGGTGGTCGAATGCGTGGACGAGGCTGCGTTGCGCCGATGGCAGCCGGATCACGCAGCGATCGGTGCGCTGGGCAAGGCCACCGACAGCATGGGCATATGCGCCTTCGCCCGCAGCGAAGCATCCGACCACCAGCTCGTGGTGCGCGCGCTGGCCTCGGGCGCCGGCATTACCGAGGACCCCGCCTCCGGTGCCGCCAACGGCCTGCTCGCCGCCTGGCTGGCCCAGGCCGAACCGTACGGCCCGCTGGCCCGCGGCTATGCAGTCAGCCAGGGGCGCGAGATCGGCTACGACGCGCGGCTGCTCGTGCGCATCGACGACGATGGCGCGGTGTGGGTCGGTGGCCGTACCAACACGGTCATCGACGGCCGCCTGCAGTGGGACGCCAACGCATGA
- a CDS encoding DUF1345 domain-containing protein, which yields MNDDSVKAPAKRWRPLRSLRVRPRLSLSAGVFLLASACLYAGGMAPAPALLGGFDLGAAAFLLGMLLMFNRSSTAGMRQQARLQDAGRWGILWSSIGITAVVMVALATELHVAKGGGVLSLAVAGASIVLSWLFINVMFALHYAHGFYGDYGSQHQGLEFPGKGQPDYWDFAYFSIVIGMTFQVSDVQISSREIRRIVLLHSVIAFFFNVFIIAVTVNIVAGQV from the coding sequence ATGAACGATGACTCCGTGAAAGCACCGGCGAAGCGCTGGCGCCCGCTGCGCTCGCTTCGCGTGCGTCCACGGCTGAGCCTGTCGGCCGGCGTGTTCCTGCTGGCCTCCGCGTGCCTGTATGCCGGTGGCATGGCGCCGGCTCCCGCGCTGCTGGGGGGATTCGACCTTGGCGCGGCGGCCTTCCTGCTCGGCATGCTGCTGATGTTCAACCGGTCGAGTACGGCTGGCATGCGGCAGCAGGCCCGGCTGCAGGATGCCGGACGCTGGGGCATTCTGTGGAGCTCCATCGGCATCACCGCCGTGGTGATGGTGGCACTGGCCACCGAACTGCATGTGGCCAAGGGCGGTGGTGTGCTGTCGCTCGCGGTGGCTGGCGCGAGCATTGTGTTGTCCTGGCTGTTCATCAACGTGATGTTTGCGCTGCACTACGCGCACGGGTTCTACGGTGACTACGGCAGCCAGCACCAGGGCCTGGAGTTTCCCGGCAAGGGGCAGCCCGACTACTGGGATTTCGCCTATTTCTCGATCGTGATCGGGATGACGTTCCAGGTATCGGACGTGCAGATCAGCAGCCGCGAAATCCGGCGCATCGTGCTTTTGCACAGCGTGATCGCCTTCTTCTTCAACGTGTTCATCATCGCGGTCACGGTGAATATCGTGGCTGGCCAGGTCTGA
- a CDS encoding rhomboid family intramembrane serine protease, translating to MTITLIILAVTCVVSFMALNNGKLMDDLLLWPPAIQRSREYYRLVTYGLVHADFGHLLFNMMTLFFFGRLMEQFFTARLGPLGFVLFYIGGLVVSILPTYLKNRGNARYRSLGASGAVSAVLFAFILLAPWARIYVFVIPMPAIIYGVLYTAYSIYMDRRGQDNVNHSAHLWGAAYGVAFTLIIEPRVLSHFMGALLRPGGL from the coding sequence ATGACGATCACCCTCATCATCCTCGCCGTGACCTGCGTGGTCTCCTTCATGGCGCTCAACAACGGCAAGCTGATGGATGACCTGCTGCTGTGGCCGCCGGCGATCCAGCGCAGCCGCGAGTACTACCGGCTGGTCACCTACGGGCTGGTGCATGCCGACTTCGGGCACCTGCTGTTCAACATGATGACGCTGTTCTTCTTCGGGCGGCTGATGGAGCAGTTTTTTACGGCCCGGCTCGGTCCGCTGGGTTTCGTGCTGTTCTACATCGGCGGCCTGGTGGTCTCGATCCTGCCGACCTACCTGAAGAATCGGGGCAACGCGCGGTACCGCAGCCTGGGCGCGTCGGGAGCGGTGTCGGCGGTGCTGTTCGCCTTCATCCTGCTGGCGCCGTGGGCGCGCATCTATGTGTTCGTGATTCCGATGCCGGCGATCATCTACGGGGTGCTCTACACCGCCTATTCGATCTACATGGACCGGCGCGGCCAGGACAACGTCAACCACAGCGCGCATCTGTGGGGGGCGGCCTACGGTGTGGCGTTCACCCTGATCATCGAGCCGCGCGTGCTCTCGCATTTCATGGGGGCGCTGCTGCGGCCCGGCGGCCTGTGA